The Deltaproteobacteria bacterium genome window below encodes:
- a CDS encoding tetratricopeptide repeat protein, which translates to MSDTDLGFDLSFVKDIPDEEYEQMIAAIQKGAETPAEVFGLDNAALNNIERIAIALYRGQKYSQAAAVYLFILRMSPKRSSAWRGLGACTYSQKNLHAALLAYTSAVTFNPDDVIAMVYLGEVHCELGQHDLGVEALKTADAIGGKDPKYKRFLMRARAIIAANGNIPKQVILSPKAYKKAQAEVVAAGIEPEKYEYNAEEQLTIKQMRKHPQLAPLIKDLDKLRNASRIDLAEIAGFNKNELDGAYAAAVKLLETGQIVESLNLTGHLLLIHPYQPRYYQLAAIGFQRLKQYEVALEYYDLTLALDKEDARSMVFSGECHIYCGRIDKGLQDIRQGLKVAEAIPKHKDMVKHAKILLQKFDRKTTA; encoded by the coding sequence ATGAGCGATACCGATTTGGGATTTGATTTAAGTTTTGTCAAAGATATTCCCGATGAAGAATATGAACAAATGATTGCAGCGATTCAAAAAGGTGCCGAGACACCTGCTGAAGTTTTTGGTTTAGATAATGCAGCATTAAATAATATCGAGCGTATAGCTATTGCTCTATATCGCGGGCAAAAATATTCCCAAGCTGCTGCAGTTTATCTATTTATATTGCGTATGAGCCCTAAACGCTCAAGCGCTTGGCGCGGTTTAGGGGCGTGTACATATTCGCAAAAGAATCTACATGCCGCACTTTTAGCTTACACATCTGCAGTAACATTCAACCCTGATGATGTTATCGCTATGGTATATTTAGGCGAAGTTCATTGCGAGTTAGGGCAGCATGATCTTGGGGTTGAAGCACTTAAAACTGCTGATGCTATTGGTGGCAAAGATCCCAAATATAAACGATTTTTAATGCGGGCTCGGGCGATTATCGCTGCCAATGGTAATATACCTAAGCAGGTCATTTTATCGCCTAAAGCTTATAAAAAGGCACAAGCCGAAGTTGTTGCTGCTGGCATTGAGCCTGAGAAGTATGAATATAACGCAGAAGAACAGCTTACTATAAAACAGATGCGCAAGCATCCTCAGTTGGCGCCGTTAATCAAAGATCTTGATAAGCTTCGTAATGCAAGTCGCATTGATCTTGCTGAAATCGCAGGTTTTAATAAAAATGAACTTGATGGTGCTTATGCGGCGGCAGTTAAATTATTAGAAACTGGGCAAATCGTTGAGTCGTTAAACTTAACTGGCCACTTATTATTAATTCATCCCTACCAGCCACGTTATTATCAATTGGCGGCCATTGGGTTTCAACGATTAAAACAGTATGAAGTTGCACTTGAATATTATGATTTGACCCTTGCGTTAGATAAAGAAGATGCTCGCTCAATGGTATTTAGTGGTGAATGTCATATTTATTGCGGTCGTATTGATAAAGGTCTGCAAGATATTCGCCAAGGTTTAAAGGTGGCTGAAGCCATTCCTAAACATAAAGATATGGTAAAACATGCAAAAATTTTATTGCAAAAATTTGATCGCAAAACAACAGCCTAA
- a CDS encoding OmpA family protein, with protein MRWQLISVVLVMFAAPVLAQTTTEAKPTINVQLFHPAAGGNDFVTVQSAEVNPHLKLNVGLNANYARNPLSIQVLKSDNSTDELGIVIKNRIDANLIASLGLFDIADIGLVMPFVSQGGFEEKKISAENVNLGKAPKSFTQGDLRILPRARVLRLEDGLLSVAVVAAVVVPTAQKAPYSSERNVVITPGIAVSTIAGSFRAALNVGYSVRDKTKLQTLVIDDELNAKIALGYNLNNNPAMPIELVAEAFAVSPAKDPLILTKKGQKRELFKASTSAEADVSLNIALTSHITVNFGAGAGIFPGYGAPLPRIFAGINYYTGNRRFRDADGDGVPDEADQCVEIPGPEANNGCPTDSDEDGVADEDDECPSEVGPQENRGCPVVDRDKDGVADKVDKCIDQPGPAENQGCPDIDTDVDGIPDRLDKCKFAAEDPDSFADEDGCPEIENDSDGIPDLNDICPNKPEDYDGFKDDDGCPDNDNDADGIPDWQDKCIDKAEDYNGIADEDGCPEKQKFVPLVTVTEEKIELKEKIFFKANSSVILSKSFMLLDQIVAVLKGHKNIAKVRIEGHTDSAGNNKRNLRLSRDRADSVRNYLIKKGVTPKRVVSEGFGEDKPIASNKTAKGREMNRRVEFVLVEHTPVGGDVTVVAPKAVIPVSKPAEPLPPAAAPSAEEEKPLFEIGPDTAEPDLMPMPESKPAVSKDKPGKDKAKTKSKHKAKGKTKSKGKGKKKPASKEPQIDFDF; from the coding sequence ATGCGTTGGCAACTAATAAGCGTTGTATTAGTTATGTTTGCTGCGCCCGTCTTGGCACAAACTACTACTGAAGCCAAGCCAACCATAAATGTTCAGTTGTTCCATCCGGCTGCTGGTGGCAACGATTTTGTTACAGTACAGTCTGCAGAAGTTAACCCTCATTTAAAATTGAATGTTGGTTTAAATGCCAACTACGCCCGCAATCCTTTATCAATTCAAGTTCTCAAGAGCGACAATTCTACTGATGAATTAGGGATCGTTATAAAAAATCGCATAGACGCGAATCTTATCGCTAGTTTAGGTTTATTTGATATTGCTGATATTGGTTTAGTTATGCCGTTTGTTTCACAAGGTGGTTTTGAAGAAAAAAAAATATCTGCCGAAAATGTAAATCTTGGCAAAGCACCTAAATCATTTACTCAAGGCGACTTGCGTATACTACCTCGCGCGCGCGTATTGCGTCTTGAAGATGGTCTGCTTTCAGTCGCAGTGGTTGCCGCGGTTGTTGTACCTACCGCGCAAAAGGCGCCGTATTCTAGTGAGCGTAATGTAGTTATTACTCCAGGTATCGCTGTATCGACTATAGCTGGTTCTTTTCGCGCCGCATTAAATGTTGGTTATAGCGTTCGTGATAAGACCAAGTTGCAAACTTTAGTAATTGACGATGAGCTCAATGCAAAAATAGCCCTTGGGTATAATCTTAATAACAATCCAGCTATGCCAATAGAATTAGTGGCTGAGGCTTTTGCTGTTTCTCCTGCAAAAGATCCCTTGATACTTACTAAAAAAGGGCAAAAACGTGAGTTATTTAAAGCCTCCACCAGTGCTGAGGCCGATGTTAGTCTTAATATTGCTTTAACTTCTCATATCACGGTTAATTTTGGTGCTGGTGCTGGTATCTTTCCTGGATACGGCGCGCCATTACCACGAATTTTTGCAGGTATTAATTATTACACCGGCAATCGTCGTTTTCGTGATGCTGATGGTGATGGTGTGCCTGATGAAGCTGATCAATGTGTTGAAATTCCTGGGCCAGAAGCTAATAACGGTTGCCCAACCGACAGCGATGAAGATGGTGTTGCTGACGAAGACGATGAATGCCCAAGCGAAGTTGGGCCACAAGAGAATCGTGGTTGCCCAGTAGTTGATCGTGATAAAGACGGCGTTGCTGATAAGGTTGATAAGTGTATCGACCAACCTGGTCCGGCAGAAAATCAAGGTTGCCCAGATATCGATACTGATGTTGATGGTATTCCTGATCGTCTTGATAAGTGTAAATTTGCGGCTGAAGATCCCGATAGTTTTGCCGACGAAGATGGCTGTCCCGAAATTGAGAATGACAGTGATGGTATCCCTGATCTAAATGACATCTGCCCCAATAAACCTGAAGATTATGATGGTTTTAAAGACGATGATGGTTGCCCTGATAATGACAACGATGCTGATGGTATCCCCGATTGGCAAGATAAATGTATAGATAAAGCTGAAGATTACAACGGTATTGCCGATGAAGATGGCTGCCCTGAGAAGCAGAAGTTTGTGCCGCTGGTTACCGTAACCGAAGAGAAGATTGAGTTAAAAGAAAAGATCTTCTTTAAAGCTAATAGCTCAGTCATTCTGTCAAAGAGCTTTATGCTTTTAGATCAAATTGTTGCTGTTCTTAAAGGCCACAAAAACATTGCAAAAGTACGTATTGAGGGCCACACTGATTCAGCGGGTAACAATAAACGTAACTTAAGATTAAGTCGTGATCGTGCTGATAGTGTACGTAACTACCTAATAAAGAAGGGTGTAACGCCCAAACGGGTTGTATCAGAAGGCTTTGGTGAAGATAAGCCCATTGCATCTAATAAAACTGCCAAAGGCAGAGAGATGAACCGCCGAGTTGAGTTTGTCTTAGTTGAACATACTCCTGTTGGTGGCGATGTGACGGTTGTGGCGCCTAAAGCAGTAATTCCAGTATCTAAGCCTGCTGAGCCTCTACCTCCAGCAGCAGCACCTAGTGCTGAAGAAGAAAAACCACTTTTTGAAATTGGACCAGATACAGCCGAACCTGATCTTATGCCAATGCCAGAGTCAAAACCTGCGGTAAGTAAAGATAAACCTGGCAAGGATAAAGCCAAAACTAAGAGCAAGCACAAGGCCAAAGGTAAAACCAAGAGTAAAGGCAAGGGTAAAAAGAAACCAGCTTCTAAAGAACCGCAAATTGATTTTGATTTTTAA
- a CDS encoding DegT/DnrJ/EryC1/StrS family aminotransferase → MTVTQVALFDPKRSYAKLQSELEDAALRVLKSGRYIMGAEVENFEEECVTYLKVKHAIGVSSGTDALIMALMALGIGPGDEVIVPTYTFFATAGSVARIGAIPVFVDSCPCCFNISPSGIAEKITKKTKAIIPVHLFGQAAEMATIMELAEKHGIPVIEDACQAIGAEYRGQRVGSIGKIGCFSFFPAKNLGAFGDAGLVTTNDDALAIKLKALRSHGEVVRYDHQMIGGNFRIDALQCALLNVKLKYLDESTVNRQKNAALYQELLTFGQVAKPNIHGTSCGDACAAKPLDAIQLNKSDNTKLPVLLPLAMQSRHVFNQYVIRVPHRRDALQQHLAKKNIATAIYYPAALHAQKAFSYLGHSVNNFPVAYACSQDSLALPVWPELTSAEVSYVANHIINFFKEQVI, encoded by the coding sequence ATGACGGTAACTCAAGTTGCTTTATTTGACCCCAAACGCTCGTATGCCAAGCTGCAAAGTGAACTCGAAGATGCGGCTTTGCGAGTGCTTAAAAGTGGTCGTTACATTATGGGCGCCGAGGTTGAAAATTTTGAAGAAGAGTGTGTTACCTATCTTAAGGTAAAACATGCAATCGGCGTATCTAGTGGCACTGATGCTCTAATTATGGCGTTAATGGCGCTTGGTATTGGGCCAGGTGACGAAGTAATTGTTCCAACTTATACTTTTTTTGCTACGGCTGGTTCGGTTGCACGCATAGGGGCAATCCCAGTATTTGTCGATAGTTGCCCATGCTGTTTCAATATTTCTCCAAGTGGCATAGCTGAGAAGATAACTAAAAAGACCAAGGCAATCATTCCGGTTCATTTATTTGGTCAAGCTGCAGAGATGGCAACAATAATGGAACTAGCTGAAAAACACGGTATACCGGTTATTGAAGATGCTTGTCAGGCTATTGGTGCCGAATATCGAGGGCAGCGTGTGGGCAGCATTGGCAAAATTGGTTGTTTTTCATTTTTTCCGGCTAAAAACTTAGGTGCCTTTGGCGATGCCGGCTTAGTGACTACTAATGATGATGCATTAGCTATTAAACTAAAGGCGTTACGTTCTCATGGTGAAGTAGTAAGGTATGATCATCAAATGATCGGTGGCAATTTTCGCATTGATGCTCTGCAATGCGCTTTATTGAATGTAAAGTTGAAATATCTTGATGAAAGTACAGTAAATCGCCAGAAAAATGCTGCTCTATATCAAGAGCTATTGACTTTTGGGCAAGTGGCCAAGCCAAATATTCATGGTACATCGTGTGGCGATGCATGCGCAGCAAAACCGTTAGACGCGATTCAATTAAATAAAAGTGATAATACTAAGTTGCCGGTTTTATTACCGTTAGCGATGCAAAGTCGTCATGTATTTAATCAATATGTTATTCGTGTACCTCATCGCCGCGATGCGTTACAACAACACTTAGCAAAAAAAAATATTGCCACCGCAATATATTATCCAGCCGCCTTACATGCGCAAAAAGCTTTTAGTTATCTTGGGCATAGCGTAAATAATTTTCCTGTTGCATACGCGTGTTCACAAGATAGCTTAGCTTTACCTGTATGGCCGGAGCTTACATCCGCAGAGGTTTCTTACGTTGCTAATCACATAATAAATTTTTTTAAAGAACAAGTAATTTGA